One genomic region from Oncorhynchus gorbuscha isolate QuinsamMale2020 ecotype Even-year linkage group LG13, OgorEven_v1.0, whole genome shotgun sequence encodes:
- the LOC123993438 gene encoding zinc-binding protein A33-like: MPSSGFSFTGSSQRHEPDLCEEHEEKLKLYCEDDQLAICLVCGMSRGHKTHNVIPINEAFENYKDKLSIALERVQLQTGQASLYQVQTNNKIMLIKERAGDMEVQVSAEFGRLREFLLQEEERVKERLQREKEKRLNQLDEALKRTTEQISQLEQTADQLHIKLREEENPAQLRGIKDFIGGTESVFERHPEVSVDLQEGEFLGPLQYRTWRRMNSGLQPGVTAVTLDPDTAYPRLWVSPCCTQVSVGDIQPNLPNNPERFTRYNIVLGSQAFTSGQHYWVVEVGTKTAWGLGVATASVNRKDEISLCPDDGFWTLVMRDGRDGSEYEACTNHEESLLHPPRPPRRVGVYLDYRRGVVAFYDAGDMSHLFTFSDATFTEPVFPYFNPWPIINGRNREPLIIVSPDPEV; the protein is encoded by the exons ATGCCCAGCTCCGGTTTCAGTTTCACCGGTTCTTCTCAGCGCCACGAGCCAGACCTTTGCGAGGAGCACGAGGAGAAGCTGAAGCTATACTGTGAAGATGATCAGCTCGCGATCTGCCTGGTGTGCGGGATGTCCCGAGGCCACAAGACGCACAACGTCATCCCCATCAATGAGGCGTTCGAGAACTACAAG GACAAGCTGTCCATAGCCCTGGAGAGAGTACAGCTCCAGACAGGACAGGcttctctctatcaggtccagacCAACAACAAGATCATGCTCATCAAG GAGCGAGCTGGGGACATGGAGGTGCAGGTGAGTGCAGAGTTTGGACGTCTGAGGGAGTTCCTTctccaggaggaggagagagtgaaggagagactgcagagggagaaggaaaagaggCTCAACCAATTGGATGAGGCCCTCAAACGCACCACAGAGCAAATCAGCCAATTAGAGCAAACCGCCGACCAGCTTCACATCAAACTCCGAGAGGAGGAGAACCCGGCACAACTCagg GGAATCAAAGATTTTATTGGAGG gacagagagtgtgtttgagcGCCACCCGGAGGTGAGTGTGGATCTGCAGGAGGGAGAGTTCCTGGGACCACTGCAATACCGCACCTGGAGGAGGATGAACTCTGGGCTTCAGCCAG gtGTGACAGCAGTGACTCTGGATCCAGACACAGCTTACCCCAGGCTGTGGGTGTCCCCGTGCTGCACCCAAGTCAGTGTGGGGGACATCCAGCCCAACCTGCCCAACAACCCGGAGCGCTTCACCCGCTACAACATCGTCCTGGGCAGCCAAGCCTTCACTTCAGGGCAACACTACTGGGTGGTTGAGGTGGGCACGAAGACGGCCTGGGGGCTGGGGGTGGCGACCGCTTCGGTCAACAGGAAGGACGAGATCAGCCTGTGTCCGGACGATGGCTTCTGGACCCTGGTGATGAGAGACGGGCGGGACGGGAGTGAGTACGAGGCCTGCACAAACCACGAGGAGAGCCTGCTGCACCCCCCTCGCCCCCCCAGGAGGGTAGGGGTGTACCTGGACTACAGGAGGGGTGTTGTGGCGTTTTACGACGCAGGAGATATGAGTCACCTGTTCACATTCTCCGACGCCACATTCACAGAGCCGGTGTTCCCCTACTTCAACCCCTGGCCAATCATCAACGGGAGAAACCGGGAACCTCTTATTATTGTTAGCCCAGACCCGGAGGTGTGA
- the LOC123994089 gene encoding endonuclease domain-containing 1 protein-like: MSVSCRGALLMLLASLGGLVWGEVGDFTPCLRFFYMETPPKGMGGEGYQPICQRYRNQYHFASLYQRQRRATLYSAYILTPGGGKRPRNKWMYEPQLAFSGASPEMHSFPRSGPVDQNVVDSQAVLQDYINSSYTKGHLNPSLHHQAPEDRRATFTLTNVVPQRAASNSGPWAQLEAEVRARMGNYCIGPAYVVTGALSYLSERWMANRVAVPEYMWSAYCCPSYNSSVPASQRPYFPSYAAVGRNDRHSGGEIVPVDPQAKASVRGYDVRRMPMDTVETILQQRLGVHISLFHNQCL, from the exons ATGTCTGTCTCGTGTAGGGGGGCTCTGCTCATGCTTCTCGCCAGTCTTGGAGGTCTGGTCTGGGGGGAGGTGGGTGACTTCACCCCTTGCCTCCGTTTCTTCTACATGGAGACTCCCCCAAAAGGCatggggggagaggggtaccaGCCCATCTGCCAGCGCTACAGGAACCAGTACCATTTTGCCAGCCTGTACCAGCGCCAACGCCGTGCCACCCTCTACTCTGCCTACATACTTACCCCTGGAGGAGGCAAACGGCCCAGGAACAAGTGGATGTATGAACCACAG TTGGCGTTCTCCGGTGCCAGTCCAGAGATGCATAGTTTCCCGCGGAGTGGCCCCGTGGACCAGAATGTGGTGGACAGCCAGGCGGTGCTCCAGGACTACATCAACTCTTCATACACCAAGGGTCACCTCAACCCCAGCCTGCACCACCAGGCCCCAGAGGACCGCCGGGCCACTTTTACCCTCACCAACGTGGTCCCTCAGCGGGCAGCCTCAAACTCTGGCCCCTGGGCTCAGCTGGAGGCTGAGGTGAGGGCCCGGATGGGTAACTACTGCATTGGGCCGGCGTATGTGGTAACAGGGGCGCTGTCATACCTCTCTGAGCGCTGGATGGCCAACCGGGTAGCGGTGCCAGAGTACATGTGGTCTGCCTACTGCTGCCCCTCCTACAACTCTAGTGTCCCCGCCTCACAGAGACCCTACTTCCCATCATATGCTGCTGTGGGCCGGAATGACCGCCATAGTGGTGGAGAGATTGTGCCGGTGGACCCCCAGGCGAAGGCCTCGGTTCGGGGGTATGATGTGAGGCGGATGCCCATGGACACTGTGGAGACTATTCTACAGCAGAGACTGGGCGTCCACATCAGCCTGTTTCACAATCAATGTCTGTAG